In the Rhea pennata isolate bPtePen1 chromosome 4, bPtePen1.pri, whole genome shotgun sequence genome, AAACGTAATGAATCTGTTgattgaaatattaatttaggTTCAAATTAAAGATCTTCCTTAATTTCTTCCCTTGGCATGCCCACTAAACTTCTATGTTTGCTACGTCTAAATACTATTAATAAATTacgtagaaaaaaaaatggagaaattggCCATAGAAGTGAACAAATACAGTATGATTTAGAAAGGTGTTTTTTTATTCACTTAACCACAGTAGCCCACaactaactttttaaattagtttcCTACCTCTGTAGCCTAGTCttgcctcctttgctttttttctcttccttgcatCCAGTATTTCTAGTCACTACATCTTTCTTCATTTACTGAAGATTATGTGAAGTTCACAATAATGCCCCAAATTTTAATTGTGTAGCAGATTAGAAACTCAAAAGGGCTTGAAGCTATGGAGCTACACAACTTAACAGTCATTTTATGAGCTGAATTATTCAAGTAGAAGTAAGTTTGAAGTCCTAGAGTTTATGCTTCTTCCACACAATTGTCATCTACATGTGGTTTATAAATTAACCAAATGGACTGACTGAAGTCAATACAGTGATAGCTTATTGTGGAACTAGGCatacagagagagggagagaaagcacCCCTTTTCCACATATGAAGATTCTGGTAGGAAGACATTTACAATTTTGGAACTGAGAAATTTCTAAAATCAGCATTCTTATATTGAACTTTCAGCATCAGCACTGCCATGGAAAGCTTCCAGTGTCATATTCAATCACGGAAAGTTTTTAATACTGCCTTCCTTGTTGGAGGACAGACATATTAGAGACTacaactgtttgctttcttatGCTGTTCTGTGTTGCATGACATGATATGATATAACTCTATTCACCTCTCTGTGTACATTTGATTGTACAAACCTGTCTTTTTCAGAGAATAGAGTCTATAAAAAGAATCCCTTTAAAAGAATGAAGGGCTGAATTTTCAGTAACTTTCTTAAACCATTTGATTAAGCTAATTAAAAGGTAGGGCTCATTTCCCTCATAATAGTAATTATACTTTCCCACCCTACCTGCTTTTCCTGGAACACTTTCTTTATATTCTTAGAGGAGATATGAATGCACAGAGGATGTCTTCCTGTAGTTATACCCCATAATTCCCCTATACTGATCCAAATCAATTCTTTCCATGAACTTTCTATACTAACTTTAAAAGtgcaagtaaaaatatattaataataaactTGCATATGGTCTGTTTAAGAAGTGACAGAGAATACCTGACTCAGAAGCACAAAGGCATCAGCACGGACAGAGCAAAGATCTTCTCTGCTTTCAACtgttaaaaaacatttttggtgCCTGTAACCATTCTGATTACTTTTCACTGACATGAACTCCCAAAGGTCATGACTTGctattttggaaggaaaaacacCAGGAGAACTGTATTTCCTGAATACTGGTATATCACTTAAGTGTCATTCTACTTGAAACTGCATCAGTGAGGATTCCAGAGTAAAACTGATTTGGATTAAATTAGCCTACATTTATACAGTTGTGAACAGAGCAGAAGATAATGGTATGAATTTGTTCCAGTTTGCATACTGCGACATGCAAAGCTCTGGGTAAGTTTAGTGGTCACTGATTTTATACCGGACATAGTAACGGCTATATTTACAAAAACTTTCAGTAGACTACTAGCATTCTAAGACTCTATGATCTCTTAGAAGCCTACTTTATTAGCtagaaaacactgcagaaacagTGATATACAAGTGCTTTACCACAAAGAAAGGTAAAGAGTAACCCATCTGGCAGCTCAATTCACTAAACAAGAGTGTTTTCTAAGtaataaagaacattttcaaaatccaCAAGCAGCTAAGCCATCACAGAGTTCACTATGTCGAATTTAGAACACGGATTTTTCTACTGAGAGGTACTGGAAGAGTTTACAGTAATAGAAAGCCAATACTAGATAGCACACGAAATAACTACAgtgtaaataattattttgaaagataagTGTGGGCTTTGTTTGTAGGTTAAACACTATCAAAAGGAACAGCCACAGAAGTTGGGCGATGTAAGAGGCTTTCTGACTCATCTGCAGAGGAAACGCATACCTCTGTACAGCTGTCAATTTAGCTTCCAGTTACACACActtcaaaaaagattttcagtaaGTTTCTTCAGTTTATATTATGTCTTTCAGTGCTGCAGTTTAAGTGAACTTTGTGTGTTCACTTAATATATGCTTAATATGGAAGAGGGATGAAGGCGGCATTTGTTACCGTATTAGTGAACTGTTTTGTGCAAACAAGTCTTTgtcatacagaaaaaatgaattgcaaGGCATGCTAAATGCTCCCTATTCAATGCTTCTTACTCTGAACAGATCTGGAATGGGAAAACACATTGGGAGATCAAAACTGAGAGATATTGAGCAATCTCATACCTGTGACCAGTCAGTACTCTTGGACAGTTTTGGCCAGATTGCTGCTggcttttaaaagctgttttttgcCTTTCAGATAGGTTAACGTAACTAAAATTCTACTGAAGGCACGGTATCTTCAGTGAGCAATCTTATAATCTGTTTTCCGCCAGTGCGATTAGACTTGAAAAAATCTGTTAATAGCGTTAAAAACTACTTAGCAGTAAACTAACATTAGCTGGAGAATTTGATGAAAACAGACAGACGAAAGACAACATCAACAAATTCCATCTTGTGTAGATTAGGATGCAGCAACAGCGGAATAGCCCTAGTTACCGCATGGGAACACTTCTGTGACACACACTGTTAAAACCCCCAAGCCTCTCTATCCACCTGAGGGAGTTTAAGTCCTGCTTTCTAAGCGGAGAAGCCTCGCTCCCAAAGAAAGTAATCCGGCCGCTCCGCTAGTGCTAAACAGCCCAGCTGAACCTTCCCCGGCCCTTTCGGTCCGACTCGGAGGAGCTCGGGCGTCAGGGCCGGCGGGACCGTCGCGGCGCGGCCGTTGCGGCGGGTCACGGCGGGGGCAGGGCCGTTAGGGcacggccccggcggcgcccgccgctccGCGCGCGCCACAAAGCTCGCGGCTCCGCCgagggccgcgctgcccgccctGGCGGCGGAGAGAGCGGGCTCGCTGCCGCGGCTTGGCGGAAGCAGGCGGAGGGACGAGAGCTCAAAGAGCGTCTGCCGCCGGTTACTGTTGAACGGGTCGGTTCCCACACGCACCCGGGGAGGGCGAGCGGGCGGCCGGTGCCGAAGGGCTTTTTAAGGCGCTGTTCGCGGCGGGCGGACCGCGTGGCGGGCGGGCGTGCCTGCCGCGCGCATTTCAGTGAGGCCGTCACGTTGTTGGACGTCTTCCCCGAGTCAAACCGCCCGGGCAGGAGGTCCCTGCTCACCCACTGAGCGTGGGCCTCCCCGATCCGGTCCTGCCGAGCGGGTCTCCCGCATCGCCCACCCCAAGAGGGCGGAACGGAACCCGTCCTTAGTTCCCCGTGTGAAACCCTAGCAGCGACGCGGGAGCAGGGGGCAGCCCAAGCAACAACCCCTTGTGAGAGGGCCCCTCCAGGCCCTCCTGCTCTCGAGGAAAGACGAAGATAGCGAAGGGAACAtcgggggggcggggggagaacGAGGAACGCTCGCCGGGGGCGAGCCTACAACTCCCGGCACaccgggcggcgcggcgcgacCCCTGCCCCTTCCTAGCCGCAGCTGGGACAGCTCGCCAgggtcccgccgccgcgctTCCCGCTGGGCGAGGGCTGCAGCTGTCTCAAggcggggtggggtggggggacgaCAGGCTGCAGCCAGAGGCTTCTCCCAGCCCGAGGAGCCACGAAAACACGAATGCCCGAGAACCACACCCGCCTGCTAACGGCGTTCAGCGCCGGGCCCCTGCCCGCCCGTCTCGCTCCGAGTCTCCTCTTGTTTTGCGCACTTCGCGGCCCTCCCGCtccctttgtatttttaaaccacGCTACTGCATCCCGCTCCGCCCAATGAAAGCGCTCACAGTCCTCAGCAGCCAATGGCGGGCGTCCCCGCGGTTTTTTAAACCGTCGCTCTCCTCCAATTGCTGCCGGCGCTTTTAGTTCCGCCCCCTCCACTATCCTCACCCCAACCGGTTCCAACGAGTATGAGAGCCAACGACCCCCTCGCGCTCGACCTAACTAAAGAGCTGCTCCGGCGCTGACGTCAGAGGCGGAACCAGCGAAtccgcggcgggcccggcccaGGGGGGCGCGGCCGCAAGCAGTTTGAACCGGCGCGGCAGCCAATCCCctgcggcggggggcgggccCGAGGGCGCCGTGGGTCAAGTTGCTGTGGCGGGTAGGGCTGTGGAAAACAAGAGGCTGTAAGTGCGCCCGAGAGAAACCATTTAGCGGGAGCAGCGGAGGGAGCAGCGCCCGACCCGgaccgccgctgccgccccccaCCGAGCCAGGCaaggccgccgcgccgccccggaCGGCCCCGCGCCGAGCGGGAGCGCAGGCGAaggggcgctgccggcgccggggcgcggaggggccgcgcggggggccgcgggcggcgcgcagccccgcgcgggaggccgcgggcgccgcgctcgGGGCGCCACGGCCGCCTCGCGGCTCTCCCGgccccccggcggcgcgggggcggcggcgctcagggggcggcgggcggcgcggcgcggggaaggccgcggggcggggggaggggccggcgggcggcgcggggcgggggggtggtTTGGGCGGGAAGCGGCGGGTGCCGCCGCGGGGCGAGAGGCGGgagcgggcagcggcgcggccccgccccgccctcACGCCGCCTCTGCCGCCCGCCCTCCGCAGGGACCCGCCGCCGACCGCGCCATGGGCAAGGGCGACCCCAACAAGCCGCGGGGCAAGATGTCCTCGTACGCGTACTTCGTGCAGACCTGCCGCGAGGAACACAAGAAGAAGCACCCGGACTCGTCCGTCAACTTCGCCGAGTTCTCGCGGAAGTGCTCAGAGCGGTGGAAGGtgagcgcggcccggccgggccacctgccgccgggcccgggcccaGCTCctgcgcccgcccccgccgcgggctgcTGGGAAAAGAGCGTCGgtagcagctgctgctgctgcttagaCGTTAATGGGTCAGCAGGCGCTTTATCTGATCCAGACTCCCCCGCCTCCTTTCCCCTCCATGTGCCTGCAGACAATGTCgagcaaggaaaaaggaaagtttgaAGAAATGGCCAAAGGAGACAAAGCTCGTTAtgacagagaaatgaaaaactatgTTCCTCCTAAAGGcgagaagaagggaaagaaaaaggaccCCAATGCTCCTAAAAGACCGCCGTGAGTGTTcttattaccaaaaaaaatatttattctaaaagCCTGACACTTGCTTACTTAATTACATGTTCTCGTTTTAGatcagcatttttccttttctgttctgaacACCGTCCGAAGATCAAAAGTGATCATCCTGGCTTGTCTATTGGAGATACAGCAAAGAAACTGGGTGAAATGTGGTCTGAACAGTCGGCCAAAGATAAACAGCCATATGAACAGAAGGCTGCAAAACTAAAGGAGAAATATGAAAAGGTACAGTGAAAATAGTAAAATACTGGTTGAAGTTGTAGAGCTTACTGCAAATGTGTTGATTTTGTTGTGTGTCTAAACTGTAGACTTTGTCAGATGTTAGAAGCCATTTGAAAAGGTGTGGCACAAAAGGTATCTAGAACCTTTACCTGGATGTAATTTTTACACACCTAGGTACTTTACCGGGGAGGCTTTGCTTCCAGAAAACAGGTtacctacttaaaaaaaaaaaaacatacagccATACTTCAAAGTACTGTGGTCACAAATTCCTTAAACCATTTAGGTCTTACATTTGACAGACAAAAAATGTAAACTCTCCTTATATCTTCTCCCACCTTCACTTATGGTACATATTAATTACTGGAACTtacaaatttttcttcagagttaCATTACCAGCAACTAAACAGCATTTCTCTTGCAGGATATTGCAGCATATCGTGCTAAGAGCAAGAGTGACGCAGGAAAAAAGGGCCCTGGTAGGCCTGCAGGATccaagaagaaagcagaaccagaagaggaggaggaggaggaagatgatgatgaagaggaggaggaagatgaggatgaggaataaatgaatgttttgcTGTAAAGATTTATGCTCAAAATCCAATATTTTGCTAAGAATGTGAACTCAAGTGCAGCTCATTGTTAGCTTCAGTATAAAAATCTGTACAGAATTGTGTATAGGTAATGTGGTTCTTTGTAGGGAGacctatatttttaatgtaagtaGTAGCCAAGGGCTGCtacagttctgttttaaaacaaagaagaaaaagttgtgGAATGTTTCTGCATATTTAATGGTTTTGTTGAAATTCAGTGACTGATAGCCAGGTGTTTCTTTTtagcaaagtaaaacaaaggAGGTAGCTTAATAGCTGATCTTATATTTTGTAGTATATTTGCattgtattactttttttaacaattttgtaataaaatgatGTACATGATTCTTGCTGCATTCTTAATGTTTCTTAGGGCCTGTGTACTCTTTAAGTGTGAACCTGTACATGATGGATGCACTGAACAGGGCTATTGCTGTTCTGACAAAATTGGTAAATCTTGGTCTTAAATCTTGGCATGCATATGTAGCCAGGACTTTAgccctcctttcccccctcaATTACCATAGTTCTATTCTACATTACATTTAGTTGCAattgatatttttcttacacTAGCATTTGGTTTTATCACCTTCTGAGTGAAGCATTTTGTTGATACTTATTTCTAGACTGTAATACTTTGACTGCTtcagttgttttctttcaaaactaaGGTGTCAAAGTTCTgtcttactttaaaatattttagttgaCAAGGGATAAATCCTAGGAACTCTTCCAGAGCTCAGGTTCAGTGGCCTTGTCCATATCAGGATAGGAAAGACAGGCACGGTTAGACACAGGTCTTTCTAGATGTTCTCTACTCCCTTTTCTCCCCTGGCCCCCTGTGTTAgtaattccttttaaaacacagcTAGAGAAGAACAGCATGAAAAGTGTTGGAATGTTATCTCCTTACATACCAACAGTTAAATTCCTGCAAAAAACAGATgaggtatttttaaagaacatgtGCTGCTGATAAATTACTGTTGGTGCAGAATGTGACCAGTCACAGTTATTTCTTGGTCTTTAGaagccttttgtttttgttcaacATTAGTATTCACATTTGAAAGTATTAATGTAGATAAGGCATTGGTAAATGGGA is a window encoding:
- the HMGB2 gene encoding high mobility group protein B2: MGKGDPNKPRGKMSSYAYFVQTCREEHKKKHPDSSVNFAEFSRKCSERWKTMSSKEKGKFEEMAKGDKARYDREMKNYVPPKGEKKGKKKDPNAPKRPPSAFFLFCSEHRPKIKSDHPGLSIGDTAKKLGEMWSEQSAKDKQPYEQKAAKLKEKYEKDIAAYRAKSKSDAGKKGPGRPAGSKKKAEPEEEEEEEDDDEEEEEDEDEE